A section of the Candidatus Thioglobus autotrophicus genome encodes:
- the dat gene encoding D-amino-acid transaminase yields the protein MVFLNGEFIPKNQASISVMDRGFLFGDGVYEVIPVYAGKVFRLNEHLARLQNSLDSIQISNPYSTEKWQSILTQLLEQAPESDQSIYLQITRGADTARKHRFSELTPTVFIELNPLVPKTKSELETGYHAIIQPDFRWERCDIKATSLLANIMYAQQAKQHQVEEVILHRDQSITEGATSNVFVIRNNTLFTHPTGKHILSGITRDLVIESACHCALNIQESIITIDEVFNADEVWISSSTREVMPITMIDSKQINNGKIGRHWSNVYDHYQALKNA from the coding sequence ATGGTCTTTCTTAACGGCGAATTTATCCCTAAAAATCAAGCCTCTATTTCCGTTATGGATAGAGGCTTTTTGTTTGGCGATGGTGTTTATGAAGTTATTCCAGTTTATGCTGGCAAGGTTTTTCGCCTTAATGAGCACCTAGCTCGCCTACAAAATAGCCTCGATTCAATCCAAATTAGCAATCCATATTCAACTGAAAAGTGGCAGAGTATTTTGACTCAACTACTGGAACAAGCACCAGAGTCTGATCAATCAATCTATTTGCAAATTACCCGTGGTGCAGATACCGCCAGAAAACACCGATTCAGCGAACTAACACCGACGGTATTTATCGAGTTAAATCCGTTAGTGCCAAAAACAAAGTCAGAGTTAGAAACTGGCTACCACGCCATCATCCAACCAGATTTTCGCTGGGAAAGATGCGATATTAAGGCCACCTCACTTTTGGCCAATATTATGTATGCCCAGCAAGCCAAACAACACCAGGTAGAGGAAGTTATTCTTCATCGTGACCAAAGCATAACCGAAGGCGCTACATCAAACGTCTTTGTTATCCGAAATAACACCCTATTTACCCACCCAACTGGCAAACACATTCTTTCTGGAATTACCCGTGATTTGGTCATAGAAAGTGCATGCCATTGCGCCCTTAATATTCAAGAATCCATCATAACCATTGATGAGGTTTTTAATGCTGATGAAGTTTGGATATCCAGCTCTACACGTGAGGTTATGCCCATTACCATGATCGACTCCAAACAGATTAATAACGGCAAAATTGGCCGCCACTGGTCAAACGTTTACGATCATTATCAAGCGCTTAAAAATGCATGA
- a CDS encoding Mth938-like domain-containing protein: MEFSQQENNQNSVISVEPGGVQLAHTQLKTPCFISRNFFTETSIHTIEAITKTSLFSLSSQDDIDLLIIGTGTSPQFLSAKQQVEIQQMQIGTESMNSESACRSFNLLLSDVRNVGLLLL, translated from the coding sequence GTGGAATTTAGCCAACAAGAAAACAATCAAAACAGTGTTATATCAGTAGAGCCGGGCGGTGTTCAGCTAGCCCATACTCAGCTAAAAACACCGTGTTTTATTTCTAGAAATTTTTTCACTGAAACCAGTATTCACACGATTGAAGCTATTACAAAAACATCGCTATTTAGCCTATCCAGCCAAGATGATATCGATCTCTTAATTATTGGTACAGGCACCTCCCCGCAATTTTTATCTGCCAAACAACAAGTCGAGATACAACAAATGCAAATCGGCACTGAAAGCATGAACAGCGAATCCGCTTGTCGAAGTTTCAATCTATTATTATCAGACGTTAGGAACGTTGGTCTATTGCTATTATGA
- a CDS encoding YbaB/EbfC family nucleoid-associated protein, producing MLKGGMAGMMKKAQQMQDNMQKAQEEIKTLSATGKAAAGAVEITINGEHLATNIKIDEMVMDDKDMLEDLILTAMNDATAQISSASAAKMKGATGGMKLPGGMNLPF from the coding sequence ATGTTAAAAGGTGGAATGGCCGGGATGATGAAAAAAGCCCAGCAAATGCAAGATAATATGCAAAAAGCACAAGAAGAAATTAAAACCTTGAGTGCAACTGGAAAGGCAGCGGCTGGTGCGGTTGAAATTACCATCAATGGCGAACACTTAGCCACCAATATTAAAATTGACGAGATGGTAATGGATGACAAAGACATGCTTGAAGATTTAATCCTAACGGCAATGAACGATGCTACCGCTCAAATCTCTAGCGCTTCAGCGGCAAAAATGAAAGGCGCAACAGGTGGCATGAAGCTACCTGGTGGCATGAATTTACCATTTTAA
- a CDS encoding aminoglycoside phosphotransferase family protein, producing the protein MHDKHMTDRRLDQLEDWLEIFFDDANYTLSKASDDASFRRYFRIERSNLSFIAMDAPPAKENSKLFVEIAQLLRDNNIHAPKIIDKDLEQGFLLIEDLGNTTFLQALNPSNKLDLYKLAIDELVKIQAIELKNQALNTYDESLLKAELQLLIDWYLAKDIDQNLINQLKQLFDQLVQNSLNASQVFVHRDYHCRNLMTTNGKISIIDFQDAVIGSNTYDLASLLKDAYIELNLAEIQTLLTYFYQQANIKIPFAEFEKQFDLMGLQRHLKILGIFKRLSIRDGKHQYLDDIPLVKKYALQMADKYPEFTLLKDIL; encoded by the coding sequence ATGCATGATAAGCACATGACAGATCGACGCCTAGACCAGCTAGAAGACTGGCTAGAAATATTTTTTGATGATGCTAATTACACCCTCTCAAAAGCCAGCGATGACGCAAGCTTTAGGCGTTATTTTCGTATTGAGCGCAGCAACCTTAGCTTTATTGCGATGGACGCTCCACCTGCAAAAGAAAACTCCAAACTTTTTGTAGAGATTGCACAACTACTGCGTGATAATAATATTCATGCACCCAAAATCATCGACAAAGATCTAGAGCAAGGCTTTTTACTGATTGAGGATCTTGGCAATACAACGTTTTTGCAAGCATTAAACCCTAGCAACAAACTAGATTTATACAAACTGGCTATTGACGAGCTTGTCAAAATACAAGCAATAGAGCTCAAAAATCAGGCGCTTAATACGTACGACGAGTCTTTACTTAAAGCTGAACTACAGCTCTTAATTGATTGGTATCTAGCAAAAGACATTGATCAAAATTTGATAAATCAACTTAAGCAATTATTTGATCAATTGGTGCAAAATTCACTTAACGCTTCGCAAGTATTTGTCCATCGAGATTACCACTGTCGAAATTTAATGACCACCAATGGAAAGATCTCTATCATTGATTTCCAAGACGCTGTTATTGGCTCAAATACCTACGATCTAGCCTCACTATTAAAAGATGCCTACATCGAGCTAAACTTAGCTGAAATACAAACTCTGCTTACTTATTTTTACCAGCAGGCTAACATTAAAATTCCTTTTGCAGAATTTGAAAAACAATTTGATCTGATGGGTTTACAGCGCCATCTTAAAATTTTAGGTATTTTTAAACGTCTATCTATTCGCGACGGCAAACACCAATATCTGGACGATATTCCTCTGGTTAAAAAATACGCCCTACAAATGGCAGATAAATATCCAGAATTTACCCTTCTCAAGGATATCCTATGA
- the dnaX gene encoding DNA polymerase III subunit gamma/tau, producing MSEHYQVLARKYRPHTFGELVGQTHAKKTLVNALDANNLHHGFLFTGTRGVGKTTIARIFAKSINCEAGVSSTPCGTCPTCLEIDRGQSIDLIELDAASHTGVDNMRELLENAQYMPTKNRYKIYLIDEVHMLSKSSFNALLKTLEEPPEHVKFLLATTDPQKLPVTVLSRCLQFTLSQLTHDEILGQLKFIMDTESLSYEESALSQIAEFGNGSMRDALSLLDQSISYGNGSVTSKDIKAMLGLVHHDDIISLAQHLFNQDAKAVIEFVKELAHRGENLTNALKDLSSLFHQISLVQIVGGENPADIKTLASQISNQDLQIFYQMAINGTRDMSLAPSEQIGFEMTLLRMLAFHSDVSGSQNTEKKTLKITPKATPSTQTTDKSLAEKPQKQQPAKKPEQPQANHYLAIASQQEWEAISQSIKFTGGAKMLVKNTLFDTLANNTLTLTLDEQFTNLLSDHVRKSMLESLRVQYTDLNLVINLNQLDSETLAQKESKAHKIYLAKIQHEFLNDEVVQQLEQAFNAKVDVKSIKEITRH from the coding sequence ATGAGTGAGCATTATCAAGTCCTGGCCCGCAAATACCGCCCGCATACGTTTGGCGAATTAGTTGGGCAAACTCATGCCAAAAAAACCCTTGTTAATGCGCTTGATGCTAACAACTTGCACCATGGTTTTTTATTTACCGGTACGCGCGGTGTCGGCAAAACCACCATTGCGCGTATCTTTGCTAAATCGATCAATTGTGAGGCGGGCGTTAGCTCTACGCCGTGTGGCACTTGCCCTACTTGTTTAGAGATTGACAGAGGTCAATCGATTGATTTGATCGAACTAGATGCTGCGTCGCATACAGGTGTCGACAACATGCGCGAACTATTAGAAAACGCGCAATACATGCCCACCAAAAATAGGTACAAAATTTATCTGATTGACGAGGTTCACATGCTTTCCAAAAGTAGCTTTAACGCGCTACTAAAAACGCTTGAAGAGCCACCTGAGCATGTAAAGTTTTTGCTCGCTACCACAGATCCACAAAAACTACCAGTTACCGTGCTTTCTCGTTGTTTGCAGTTTACATTGTCACAACTTACCCACGATGAAATCCTTGGTCAGCTGAAATTTATCATGGACACTGAAAGCTTAAGCTATGAAGAAAGTGCGTTAAGCCAGATAGCTGAATTTGGCAACGGCTCAATGCGTGATGCGCTTAGTTTGCTTGATCAGTCTATCTCTTATGGCAATGGTAGCGTTACCAGTAAAGATATTAAAGCCATGCTGGGACTGGTGCATCATGATGATATTATTAGCCTAGCTCAGCATTTGTTTAATCAAGATGCTAAAGCGGTGATTGAATTTGTAAAAGAGTTGGCGCATCGTGGCGAAAACCTCACTAACGCTTTAAAAGATCTTAGTTCGTTATTTCATCAAATTTCTCTGGTACAAATTGTTGGCGGTGAAAACCCAGCTGATATTAAAACACTAGCAAGCCAGATTAGCAATCAAGATTTGCAGATTTTTTACCAAATGGCGATTAACGGTACGCGAGATATGTCGCTAGCACCGAGTGAGCAAATTGGCTTTGAGATGACTTTATTACGCATGCTGGCGTTTCATAGCGACGTGAGTGGTTCGCAAAATACAGAAAAAAAAACTCTAAAAATCACGCCTAAAGCCACTCCAAGCACACAAACTACTGACAAATCTTTAGCTGAAAAACCTCAAAAACAACAACCCGCTAAAAAACCAGAACAACCTCAAGCTAACCACTACCTAGCCATTGCTAGCCAACAAGAATGGGAAGCTATTAGTCAATCAATTAAGTTTACAGGTGGCGCCAAAATGTTGGTTAAAAACACCTTATTTGACACTTTAGCAAACAATACACTCACCCTGACACTGGACGAACAATTTACCAATTTGCTAAGTGATCATGTGCGTAAGAGTATGCTTGAAAGCTTGAGGGTGCAATACACAGATCTAAATCTAGTGATTAATCTTAATCAACTAGATTCTGAAACTTTAGCACAAAAAGAATCTAAAGCACATAAAATTTATTTGGCTAAAATTCAACACGAATTTTTAAACGATGAAGTGGTGCAACAATTAGAGCAGGCTTTTAATGCAAAAGTTGATGTTAAATCCATTAAAGAAATTACACGACACTAA
- the rodA gene encoding rod shape-determining protein RodA: MRFLSIAQLRHYWHYFKMDTPLFLLIMALSAFGLMVLYSASAGSLSTLYKQVFHFSLAISAMLVIAQIPPYLLKRFSPYLMLFGIFLLILVLLFGSSSGGAQRWLDLGFLRFQPSEIMKVIVPIAIASILSDKTLPPKPLSIFLSIISIVAIVLLIARQPDLGTSLLIGASGVYVLFFSGIRIQILRNNWLNFAAISAFIVAGAYIAWNYLLMAYQKKRIMTLIDPSSDPLGSGYHILQSKIAIGSGGIFGKGLEQGSQSQLNFLPEHTTDFIFAVVAEELGLIGVLFLFMLYGLIIFRAFVISFQSEDNFSKLLGASLTLTFFTYIFVNIGMVSGLLPVVGVPLPLVSYGGSSLITLMSSFGIIMSIRKHKTPRYLQQ, from the coding sequence ATGAGGTTTTTAAGTATTGCTCAATTGCGCCATTATTGGCATTACTTTAAGATGGACACGCCTTTGTTTTTACTGATTATGGCCTTGAGCGCTTTTGGCCTTATGGTGCTTTATTCGGCCTCAGCAGGGTCTCTATCCACCCTTTACAAACAAGTTTTTCACTTCTCTCTGGCCATTAGCGCTATGTTAGTTATTGCGCAAATTCCACCTTATTTGTTAAAGCGATTTTCACCTTATTTAATGCTATTCGGTATTTTTCTACTCATTTTGGTTTTACTCTTTGGATCAAGTAGTGGCGGCGCACAACGCTGGCTAGATCTTGGCTTTTTACGCTTTCAGCCTTCTGAAATTATGAAGGTTATCGTACCAATTGCTATCGCCTCCATCCTCAGTGACAAAACCTTACCACCAAAACCTTTATCCATTTTCTTATCGATTATCTCCATTGTTGCTATTGTTTTGCTAATCGCCAGACAGCCTGATCTTGGCACCTCGTTACTCATTGGCGCCTCAGGTGTTTATGTGCTTTTTTTCTCAGGTATTCGTATCCAAATTCTTCGAAATAATTGGCTTAATTTTGCTGCTATTAGTGCGTTTATCGTTGCTGGCGCCTACATCGCCTGGAACTATTTACTCATGGCGTATCAAAAAAAACGCATCATGACCTTAATCGATCCAAGCTCAGATCCGCTAGGCTCAGGCTATCACATCTTGCAATCCAAAATTGCCATTGGTTCTGGCGGTATTTTTGGAAAAGGTCTAGAGCAAGGTTCACAATCTCAACTTAATTTTCTACCCGAGCACACCACTGATTTTATTTTTGCCGTCGTTGCAGAAGAGCTAGGGCTTATTGGTGTGCTATTTTTATTTATGCTTTACGGTTTGATTATTTTTAGAGCCTTTGTAATTTCATTCCAATCAGAGGATAATTTCTCCAAACTATTAGGCGCCAGCCTTACGCTTACTTTCTTTACCTATATTTTTGTCAACATAGGTATGGTGTCAGGGCTACTGCCTGTCGTTGGTGTACCTCTTCCACTCGTCAGTTACGGTGGCTCTTCGCTGATCACACTAATGTCTAGCTTTGGCATTATCATGTCTATTCGCAAACACAAAACCCCAAGATATTTACAACAATAA
- the mltB gene encoding lytic murein transglycosylase B: MPIFVLIILLFSQSIFAKTLPATNFQATHNFINKMVKEHQFSKPELLAIFSKVNLIVAEKTQKIVTKKPKLKPMSWDKYRSLFITDTRIKNGVDFWNNNLETLKRAEKKYNVPQEIIVAILGIETNYGHNQGQHPTLETLARLSFGKHRRKKFYKKELEEFLLMSRENDLAPLLIKGSYAGALGYGQFISSSYRYYAVDFDFDGKVDLFSSSADAIGSIANYFDKHQWHDFGAYARPITLTNTQLKQAKSSTNKPKKTAKYWRSKDFNIDHDIDNKTKLAFIKLPQEHKSETWLTFWNFYVLTRYNHDNRYAMTAVQLSSKIKQQFNQTNP, translated from the coding sequence ATGCCTATATTTGTATTGATTATTTTGCTTTTTTCGCAATCTATTTTTGCCAAAACGCTGCCCGCAACAAACTTTCAAGCGACACACAACTTTATCAACAAGATGGTGAAAGAGCATCAATTTAGTAAGCCTGAGTTACTGGCAATTTTCTCTAAAGTTAATCTCATTGTTGCCGAAAAAACTCAAAAAATAGTCACCAAAAAACCTAAATTAAAACCCATGTCTTGGGATAAATATCGTTCACTGTTTATCACCGACACACGGATAAAAAACGGTGTTGATTTTTGGAACAACAACCTTGAGACTTTAAAGCGTGCTGAGAAAAAATACAATGTACCACAAGAAATTATTGTCGCTATTTTAGGCATTGAAACCAACTACGGTCACAATCAAGGCCAACACCCTACTCTGGAAACCTTAGCAAGATTGTCTTTTGGCAAGCATCGTCGCAAAAAATTCTACAAAAAAGAACTTGAAGAGTTCCTACTCATGTCTCGTGAAAATGATCTTGCCCCACTCTTAATCAAAGGCTCTTACGCAGGCGCACTCGGTTATGGGCAATTTATTTCCAGCTCTTATCGATACTACGCCGTAGATTTTGATTTTGACGGAAAAGTTGACTTATTCTCCAGTTCAGCTGATGCAATTGGCTCAATTGCTAATTATTTTGACAAACACCAATGGCATGATTTCGGCGCTTACGCCCGCCCAATCACCCTGACAAATACCCAATTAAAACAGGCCAAATCCAGCACCAACAAGCCCAAGAAAACCGCCAAATATTGGCGTAGTAAAGACTTTAACATTGATCACGACATCGACAACAAAACCAAACTTGCTTTTATCAAACTACCTCAAGAACATAAGTCAGAAACCTGGCTGACTTTTTGGAATTTTTATGTATTAACTCGTTATAATCATGACAATAGATACGCAATGACTGCTGTTCAATTATCAAGCAAAATAAAGCAACAATTCAACCAAACCAACCCATAA
- a CDS encoding LysE family transporter: protein MNLDTWLSLLIASFFISLSPGAGAITTINQSIRYGFKKSIYTILGLQVGYGVQIIFVSIGIGFLVTSNAFLFTSIKWVGVVYLVALGVQQWMSEPKHVDLANNQTTKKFTAYSHFLKAGFINLLNLKATVFLIIFIPLFIRPELEQINQISIVVVTLLMVDVVIMLGYATLASYVGKWIENDKIKYLNRTTGTVLILVGISIGYQL, encoded by the coding sequence ATGAATCTCGATACTTGGCTTAGCCTACTCATTGCCTCTTTTTTTATTAGCCTTTCTCCAGGTGCTGGTGCAATTACAACGATTAATCAAAGTATTCGCTATGGTTTTAAAAAATCCATATATACGATTCTGGGATTGCAAGTTGGCTACGGTGTTCAAATTATATTTGTGTCGATAGGTATCGGGTTTCTTGTTACTTCCAATGCGTTTTTATTTACATCGATTAAATGGGTAGGTGTTGTTTATCTTGTGGCATTAGGTGTTCAACAATGGATGAGTGAGCCTAAGCATGTTGATTTGGCGAATAATCAAACCACTAAAAAATTTACTGCTTACAGTCATTTTTTGAAAGCAGGTTTTATTAATTTGTTAAATCTTAAAGCAACGGTATTTTTAATTATATTTATTCCTTTATTTATTCGGCCGGAATTAGAGCAAATAAATCAAATTAGCATTGTAGTTGTCACCTTGCTGATGGTTGATGTGGTGATTATGCTAGGCTATGCAACTTTAGCGAGTTATGTTGGAAAATGGATTGAAAATGATAAGATTAAGTATTTAAATAGAACTACTGGCACAGTGCTGATATTGGTTGGAATATCTATTGGCTATCAACTATAA
- the gltX gene encoding glutamate--tRNA ligase codes for MKSRFAPSPTGYLHIGGARTALFAWTWAKKQKGQFVLRIEDTDRERSTQASVDAILDGMSWLGLEHDEGPFYQTERFDRYKEIIQQLLDEDNAYYCECSKERLQILRDELTEKGEKAKYDGCCRDKKLNSGVVRFKNPIAGFVTFKDAVKGSISIGNQELDDLIIARSDGTPTYNLTVVVDDHDMDIDTVIRGDDHINNTPRQINLYEALGWSLPKFAHLPMILGSDGARLSKRHGAVSVMAYRDEGFLPEALLNYLVRLGWSHGDQEVFSLSEIVELFELKDINKAPASFNQEKLLWLNQEYIKSASVAHLLENLAWHLDHQSVDTSTGPALESVVAHLQERSKTLVEMVDGMKMFYQDFDEFDEKLSAKQFKDSQPLELLLTKLSALDNWVADNIKDQIKQVCTELDIGFGKIGQPFRLALSGNGNAGNIDIVAQLVGKDRTLKRLQMALDYIAQHSH; via the coding sequence ATGAAATCAAGATTTGCCCCTTCGCCAACAGGATATTTGCACATAGGCGGTGCCAGAACAGCACTTTTTGCTTGGACTTGGGCTAAAAAGCAAAAAGGCCAGTTTGTACTGCGCATTGAAGATACCGATCGAGAGCGCTCTACGCAAGCTTCGGTTGATGCCATATTAGACGGCATGAGTTGGTTGGGCTTAGAGCACGATGAAGGGCCTTTTTACCAAACAGAACGCTTTGATCGTTATAAAGAAATCATTCAGCAATTGTTAGATGAAGATAACGCCTACTATTGTGAATGCTCAAAAGAGCGCTTGCAAATTCTGCGTGATGAGCTAACTGAAAAAGGCGAAAAAGCAAAGTACGATGGTTGTTGTCGAGACAAGAAATTAAACTCTGGCGTGGTGCGTTTCAAAAATCCTATAGCGGGTTTTGTCACGTTTAAGGATGCGGTTAAAGGCTCTATTTCTATTGGCAATCAAGAGTTAGATGATTTGATTATTGCACGTAGTGATGGCACGCCGACTTATAATTTAACCGTTGTTGTGGATGACCATGATATGGATATTGATACGGTTATTCGAGGTGATGATCATATTAACAATACCCCTAGGCAAATTAACTTATACGAAGCTTTGGGCTGGAGTCTACCAAAATTTGCACATTTACCTATGATTTTGGGTAGCGATGGTGCACGACTTTCCAAGCGTCACGGCGCGGTGAGTGTGATGGCGTATCGGGATGAAGGGTTTTTACCAGAAGCGCTACTTAATTATTTGGTGCGCCTGGGTTGGTCGCACGGTGATCAGGAAGTTTTTTCATTGTCAGAAATTGTAGAATTATTTGAATTAAAAGATATTAATAAAGCGCCAGCGAGCTTTAACCAAGAAAAACTACTTTGGTTAAATCAAGAATATATTAAGTCTGCCAGTGTTGCGCATTTACTTGAAAATTTGGCCTGGCATTTGGACCATCAGTCGGTTGACACCTCGACAGGTCCTGCACTCGAGTCGGTGGTTGCGCATTTGCAAGAGCGTTCAAAAACCCTGGTAGAAATGGTTGACGGCATGAAAATGTTTTATCAAGATTTTGATGAGTTTGATGAAAAATTATCAGCCAAACAATTTAAAGATAGTCAGCCTCTTGAGTTATTGCTCACCAAACTGAGTGCTTTGGATAATTGGGTTGCTGACAATATTAAAGATCAAATTAAGCAAGTATGCACTGAGCTTGATATTGGTTTTGGAAAAATTGGCCAGCCATTTCGCTTGGCGTTAAGTGGCAATGGTAATGCGGGAAATATTGATATTGTGGCGCAGTTAGTTGGCAAGGACCGTACCTTGAAACGACTACAAATGGCACTGGATTATATCGCTCAACATTCTCACTAA
- a CDS encoding D-alanyl-D-alanine carboxypeptidase family protein, whose amino-acid sequence MRFLPLSKLLILSIASIALNTQAAIFITPKAPGISAAAYTVLDFNSGKTLASSNAHEKRAPASLTKLMTAYVVFQLINDGRASLEDEVRISKKAWKTGGSKSFVEVGKNIKLETLLKGMIIQSGNDSAVALAEHIAGTEGTFATYMNEYARELGMNNSRFENASGLPHADQHTTAADMALLAAATIRDFPQFYPWYSQKEFTYHGIKQRNRNKLLWSDHTVDGLKTGFTKKAGYNLVASANRVGMRLVSVVLGSTGTEARTAQTQKILDYGFRFFETQHLKGITKEVPIASATKDTLKVGTSSQASFTLARGQFKLSDQVIQLNSGLSAPIKKGDSIGKLLIQFEGKTTASVPLVALEDAEQAGFFSRMLEKVGL is encoded by the coding sequence ATGCGCTTTTTACCCCTATCAAAACTCCTAATCCTTTCTATTGCAAGCATTGCACTAAACACGCAAGCAGCAATTTTCATCACTCCTAAAGCGCCAGGCATTAGTGCAGCGGCTTATACAGTGCTAGATTTTAACTCTGGAAAAACACTTGCTAGTAGCAACGCTCATGAAAAGCGCGCACCTGCCAGCCTTACTAAACTAATGACCGCTTATGTGGTTTTTCAGCTTATTAACGATGGTCGTGCTAGTCTTGAAGATGAAGTGCGCATTAGTAAAAAAGCTTGGAAAACGGGCGGCTCAAAAAGTTTTGTTGAAGTAGGCAAAAATATCAAGCTAGAAACTCTTTTAAAAGGCATGATAATCCAATCAGGTAACGACTCTGCCGTAGCACTTGCAGAGCACATTGCAGGCACAGAAGGTACATTTGCTACCTATATGAATGAATACGCACGCGAGCTAGGCATGAACAACTCACGCTTTGAAAACGCCTCAGGCCTACCTCATGCTGATCAACACACAACAGCTGCAGATATGGCGCTTTTAGCGGCCGCTACCATTCGTGATTTTCCACAGTTCTACCCATGGTACTCACAAAAAGAATTCACCTATCACGGCATCAAACAGCGCAATCGCAACAAACTACTCTGGAGTGATCATACCGTTGACGGGCTTAAAACTGGTTTTACCAAAAAAGCCGGCTACAATCTAGTTGCTAGCGCCAATCGCGTTGGTATGCGTCTAGTTTCAGTGGTACTCGGCTCAACCGGTACAGAGGCTAGAACTGCACAAACACAAAAAATCCTAGACTATGGTTTTCGTTTCTTTGAAACTCAGCACCTAAAGGGTATCACCAAAGAAGTGCCAATCGCCAGCGCTACCAAAGACACGCTTAAAGTAGGCACTTCCAGCCAAGCCAGCTTCACACTAGCACGTGGACAATTTAAGCTATCTGACCAAGTTATCCAGCTCAATAGCGGACTCTCAGCACCGATTAAAAAAGGCGATTCTATTGGTAAATTACTCATTCAGTTTGAAGGAAAAACCACTGCCAGCGTACCATTAGTGGCACTTGAAGACGCAGAGCAGGCAGGGTTCTTCTCACGTATGTTGGAGAAAGTTGGGCTTTAA
- the murU gene encoding N-acetylmuramate alpha-1-phosphate uridylyltransferase MurU produces the protein MIGMILAAGRGERMMPLTENTPKPLIKVQNIALIEHAISALKKANITDIVINISYLGEQIKSYLGDGSNFGVSIQYSDESQNALETAGGIIKALPLLGNKPFVVINSDVLCDYDLSKLTLPIGSLAHLLLINNPAHNPKGDFSLINNHQVILANSRSFTFSGIGVYHPDFFKNHTNTQSKLPLYPLLKEALATNQLSGEYYQGYWQDVGTPERLELANNLKN, from the coding sequence ATGATTGGCATGATTCTAGCAGCAGGACGAGGTGAGCGGATGATGCCACTCACCGAAAACACCCCAAAACCGCTTATTAAGGTTCAAAACATTGCACTCATTGAGCACGCTATTAGCGCCCTTAAAAAAGCTAATATTACTGATATTGTGATCAATATTTCTTATTTGGGTGAGCAAATAAAATCGTATTTAGGCGATGGCTCAAATTTCGGAGTTAGTATCCAATATAGCGATGAATCACAAAATGCCTTAGAAACCGCTGGCGGTATTATCAAAGCCCTACCCTTGCTAGGCAACAAACCTTTTGTGGTGATCAACTCTGATGTGTTGTGTGATTATGATCTATCCAAACTAACACTACCGATTGGCTCGCTTGCGCATTTGCTCTTAATTAACAATCCTGCGCACAACCCAAAAGGTGATTTCTCACTCATTAATAATCATCAAGTGATCTTAGCAAACAGTAGAAGTTTTACTTTTTCAGGTATTGGCGTTTACCACCCTGATTTTTTCAAAAATCATACAAACACCCAAAGTAAGCTCCCACTTTACCCGCTACTCAAAGAAGCGCTTGCTACCAACCAGCTGAGTGGCGAGTATTATCAAGGCTACTGGCAAGATGTGGGCACGCCTGAGCGTTTAGAATTGGCCAATAATCTAAAAAATTAA
- a CDS encoding tetratricopeptide repeat protein gives MNNSNSTDIYNADLTSGVTAFDTKNFTMAYQLLAPLAAQGNAESQWRLGMMQMNGLGMVENQPLGLENFIKSAAQGHVFAHHMIGVAYMTGEGVEKDITVAIEWFEKAAEFGIPGPMYTLGMLYEDGKEVEQDLEKAQLWYDKAAEVNTP, from the coding sequence GTGAACAATTCTAATTCTACAGATATTTATAATGCTGATTTAACCAGCGGTGTTACTGCTTTTGACACCAAAAATTTCACCATGGCGTATCAGCTGTTAGCGCCACTTGCAGCGCAAGGTAATGCCGAGAGTCAATGGCGACTTGGCATGATGCAAATGAATGGCTTGGGTATGGTTGAAAACCAACCTTTGGGGCTGGAAAACTTTATAAAATCTGCAGCTCAAGGCCATGTTTTTGCACACCATATGATTGGTGTTGCTTATATGACGGGCGAGGGTGTGGAAAAAGACATTACTGTGGCTATTGAATGGTTTGAAAAGGCAGCTGAGTTTGGTATTCCTGGCCCTATGTACACCTTGGGTATGCTGTATGAAGACGGTAAAGAAGTCGAGCAAGATCTTGAAAAAGCCCAGCTTTGGTACGATAAAGCGGCAGAAGTTAATACACCATGA